Part of the Cyanobacteria bacterium FACHB-DQ100 genome, TCCAGCCCCGGTCGCGCTGTAACCCAAGGTGCCAATATAAAGCGTGTTAACACCGCCACCTTTCTGCTGAAAAGTTGTCATGTTAATTGTGAGGGGAAAGTCTCCCATCATGCCGATATCAAGCTGATTGGCAAGCATTTTGTTGGTAATCGGAGGCCCTGAAGTGTAGCTTGACCACTCAATTTTGTACTCTACATTTTCGTATTTTCCGGTTTTGGGCAAATACTTTTCAAGCAATTTCTCTTCGCGAATAACAGAGCCTCCGGTTGCCGTGTTAATTACTTGATCTTGAGTGCCGATCGCAATGCGAATTACTTTTTTGCCACCCGAATTACCAGATACATTGCTTGCTTGAGTATTAGAACATGCAGCGACGAAAGCAAATGAACTGAGTGACAGAGAAAGCAAAAAGCCTCGACGAGTGAACCTCCGTCTATTCATGGTTGAAATCGCTCCAACTCTTGTTTGTAGCTGTCATTCTATGCAATTGATGCAGGCTGTTCGTGTAGAACATGATACAAATTCTGGCTTCTCTTTCTTTTTATTCATAAATGGATCGATTGAATCGATAAAACAATTTGATGAGTTCAAAATACTGCTAGTTAAAGGGTTGTTTCTTCAAAAGGTCTTCGCTTTGTAGTTAGTAAAAATCCAACTATTTCAAAGGCTAATTAATTGTATTCGTTGAGAAGAATAGCGCAGTATTTTATTCTGAAATGTCTAATTTGCTGATAATTTATGTAAACGTTTAATAAAAAGCAAGCTTCCTTTAAAGCAGGAATGAATACTAAATTTGTACTGTAGATAGCGACTTTAATAGCGCCTTGCCTCGCATTAATCTTCCTATGCTGTTTGACAAACTTAGTACGCCTGCTCCAAGCTGAACTAAGATAGAACAATTGCTTGGGGCGGAGTTATGGATCTAGAGAAGCCATTGGGATCAGTCATTCAAGGATCTCTGAGCCAAGGGTTAGAAGTGCGACTGCATCCTGATATCTCAGTTGAGGAAATGCGGGTCGGCAAGTTCCTGGTTGTGCAGGGAACGCGATCGCGCTTTTTCTGTATGCTCACCGATGTTTCTCTCGGAACTGCCAGCCAGCGCATTATCGCCAATCCCCCAGAGCCCACTAATTTATTTTTACAAGAAGTGCTTGCCGGAAGCGGGACATACGGCACGATCGAACTGTCTCCGATGCTGATGTTTACGCCGACTGAAAAGCCTGTTGAGAAAAAGAAAAAATCTTCCAAGTTGGCATCGTTTGAAGCAAGCTCAAGTGAAGCGATCGAGCTTTTACCCGTAAAAACGATTCCGAGCCACTTCAGCCAGGTGTATGACGCGAGTGAGCGAGATTTCCGTGCCGTGTTTGGCTGGGAGGATGACCCCCATCGGCGGAATTTTGCCATTGGACAGCCGATCGATATGGAGGTGCCGATTTGTTTGGATCTCGATCGATTTGTCGAGCGCAGTAATGGTGTCTTTGGGAAATCGGGGACTGGAAAATCATTCCTTACGCGATTGTTGCTCGCGGGCATTGTGCGAAAACAAGCGGCAGTAAATCTGATCTTTGATATGCACTCCGAGTATGGATGGGAAGCCACTCGCGAAGGAAAGCAGTTCAGTACAGTAAAAGGTTTGCGGCAACTATTTCCAGGACAGGTGCAGATTTTCACACTCGATCCGGACTCGACAAAGCGGCGAGGAGTGCGCGATGCTCAAGAACTCTATGTCAGCTACGACCAAATCGATGTTGAAGATTTAATGCTAGTGCGGGGAGAGCTAAATCTTTCAGAAGCCGCGCTAGAAAACGCAATTATTCTCCGGAATGAATTTGGCAAGGCTTGGATTAATCGTCTCCTCACTATGAGCAATGGCGAAATTCAGGAGTTTTGTGAGACGAAAATGGGCAGTAAGTCCTCAATCATGGCGCTGCAACGTAAGCTCAATCGCCTTGATGAACTAAAATACATTCGCAACAGTTGTCCGCATAACTATGTCGGTCAGATCCTTGAATGTGTTGAAAGTGGAAAGCATGTTGTGATTGAGTTTGGGTCTCAATCGAATTTACTGTCCTATATGTTGGCGACTAACATCATTGCGCGGCGAATTCACCAAGCTTATGTGCGAAAAGCAGAGAAGTTTTTGCAAACCAAAGAAGTGAGCGATCGACCCCAACAGCTTGTGATTACGATCGAAGAAGCCCATCGATTTCTTGATCCAGCAACGGTCGGACAGACTATCTTTGGTACGATCGCCCGTGAAATGCGGAAATACTTTGTCACGCTGTTAGTGGTGGATCAACGTCCGTCTGGCATTGATAACGAGGTGATGTCACAGATTGGAACGCGGATTACTGCCTTGTTGAATGATGAGAAAGATATTGATGCGATTTTTACCGGAGTGTCTGGGGGGCAAAGTCTGCGATCGGTACTGGCAAAACTCGATTCAAAACAACAGGCGTTAATTCTAGGTCATGCAGTTCCGATGCCTGTGGTTGTGCGGACTCGTCCGTATGATGAAACGTTTTACAGAGAGATTGGTGATACCGCTTGGGAAGAATTACCGGATGTTGAGGTGTTTCGGGCGGCTGAGGCGGCTAAGGCGGATTTAGGATTTTAACGTCAGTTCGACGGATTTCCTTGCTGCGGTTAGGTTCGGTCGTGCCCCCTAAATCCCCCATTTTGGGGGACTTTGAAGGTCGGGAGAACTCATAAGATTGGAGAATTTCGCTGCTCCAAGTCCCCCACCCGTGGGGGATTTAGGGGGCAACGCGCAGATCTAAACGTAGTCAAGAATTTGCGTCGAACTCACCTGATTTTAGGCGTAGGTCATAAAAAACAGAGACGCTCCGGCGGAACGTCTCTAAAAGATTGGCGATTGTACGATCGATTAAATCAACAACGGACGGAACCCATGTTTCACCGAAGCCTCTCCAATCTGCTCCATTTTCTCAACCGTGATCCGATTGCGTCCCCAAGAGAAATTCGTGTGCAACTTCTCAAACTCTAACAGCATTGACTCGGCAAAACACGCAAACAACTGGCGTGCAGGCACATCCATATTCACGATGCTCATAATTCGCCAGTCAATATCTAGCGAATGTTCCACAATTCCACCATTGAGAACTGTAATTCCTGGATGCTGTACCTTTGTACCCAAGTTTTTCGGATAGCCACCATCGATCAATAAACAAGGCTGCTTCAACTGTGTTGGATCAATCTCCACACCCTTCGGCATACTCGCGACCCAAACGATGATGTCCGCTTGCGGTAAGGCTTCCTCTAGGCTCTGAATCTTGCCTCGTCCGAGTTCGGCTTGCAGATCCTGAAGCCGCTCTTGATTTCGTGCAATTAACAGCAGTTCGGCTACATCAGCGCGAGAATTTAACCAGCGACAAACCGCGCTGCCAATATCTCCAGTTGCGCCACAGATCGCCACCGTCGCTTTTGACAACTCAATGCCTAACTGCTTCGAGGCTTGTTCGACTTGGCGGCAAATGATGTAGGCGGTGTGTGTGTTCCCGGTTGTAAACCGCTCAAATTCCAGCATGACGTTTCGCACTTGCCGGATCTGCGACAGATTGAAATTCTCAAAAATAATTGAAGAGAATCCACCCAGTGCTGTGATATTGATGCCGTGCTTTTGCGCGTGTGCCATCGCGTTAATGATCTTTCGAGTTGCAGCTTTGATGCGGCGGGTTGCCAGCATTTCTGGGAGGAAGCAAGACTCAACGTAACGTCCTTCGATTTCTTGTCCCGTAATACTTTTGACTCGAATTGTATCGACAATCTGCGGCGGGGCACTGCACCAGAAATCTAAGCCTTGATCCGCGTATTCGGGATATCCTAGCTCTCGTGCAACAGACTGAGCGTGTTCTAAGCTTGTGAGATGACCAATTAGACCAAACATCGATCGTATGTGAAGTAGTCCGACTTCAGGCGGTGAGATGGATAAAACGAAACCGTTAAACTGATGTAAGAGAAAATGCCACAAATCGACGATGGACGCAAGCAGATCAAGAGTCCACCGTCGGAAGATTGAAGCGATCGTTCGTCGTCGCGCCGTTAGACGGCTGCAAGTCCGTGCGCCGACATCCGCATGACATCGCGGGTCGTAAAGCCAATATTGGTCAGCGCTTCGCCGTATTGAATCATAAAGTCTTCGACCAATGCTTCGCGCTCCATTCCAAGAACGCTGGCATCTGCCTCGACTTGATTCAGCATTTTCCAAACCAAGGGAAGATTTGCTTTGTTTGCTTCTTCTAACTCGGCTTTCGAGGCTTCAAAGTTTGCTTTCAGCCATTCTTCGCCGTAGTTCAAGTGCATGTATTCGTCTTTGACGACACCTTCGGTAATTTTGCGAGCGAAGTCATCTGCAACCGGAATGTAGATGTTGTATGCCGAAATCGCAAAGCACTCAATGATCAGCGATTGAATCAGCAGGCAGGTGACAATTTTACCTTCGGCGGCGGCAACTTGGAAGTTGTTGTGCAGCGCGGAGAAAAATTCGCGGGCAAACTCCATATCGGCAACCACGCTGAGGTTACGACCGCAGGCTTCAAAGCCTTTTTTGTGGCGGTTCTCCATGCGTGCAAGTCCGATTAACTGGTCTTTATCATTGGGCAGAAGTTCTGCTAGTTTTTGATAGTTTTCATGTGCCTCTTGTTCGCCCTCGATGACGATCGCGTTAATTCGGCTATAGGCATCTTTGTATTGCTCACTGTGGAAGTCAATCTCTAAGGTCGCCTCAAGTTGGGGCATAGATCAGATTTCTCCTGGTCATGACGATAATTTCCGCAGGGTGGCGGAGGTTCGGGTGGGATTGAACACGGTATCTCCCCATTCTTTCCCCCCTCTCACTTTACCGTCTAAGGTTGAGAATGACGCTAAGAATCGATAAAATATCTGCGCTAATGGGCATTGAAGCGCTAAAATAACCGATTCTTTGGGGCGTGTGGGAAGTATGAGGAGCGAGTGGAAGCGTGTACTCGGTTTAGCGCTACTGATTGCCGGGGCAGGAGTCGTTCTGCTGCCGCTGGGAGTGGTATTGATTACGTCGTTTAAGCCGCCAGGAAGTTCCCTTGATGCTCCGGGTTGGTCGCTGGAGAATTATCGCGAAGCTTGGCAACGGGGAGGGTTTTTGCTGGCGTTTGCGAATTCGATCGTTGTGGCGATCGCGGTCATGCTCTTTCAGATTTTCACGTCAGCGCTTGCGGGTTATGCGCTGGCTCGGTTGAAGTTTCAAGGCAAGCAGGCGATTTTATTAATTGTTCTCACGACGTTGGTGATTCCGTTTCAGATTTTGGTGATTCCGATTTTTCTGGTGCTGAAATGGGGGCATTTGATTAATACGTATGGGGCGTTAATTTTGCCGACTGCGGCGAATGGATTCGGGATCTTTTTGATGCGGCAGTTTTTTCAAGGAATTCCGATCGAGCTTGAGGAAGCGGCGATGCTGGATGGAGCCGATCGGTTACAAGTGCTGTGGAAGGTGATGTTGCCGTTGTCGCGTCCGGCGCTGGTGACGTTGGCGCTATTTACGTTTATTGGGGAGTGGAACGATTTATTTAAGCCGCTTGTGTTTACGACGCGCCCAGAGTTGCGGACGGTGCAGTTGGCACTCGCGAGTTTTCAAGAGCAGTTTACGAATAGTTGGACGTTGTTGATGGCGGCGATCGTGTTGGCGACGATTCCGATCGTGGGGATTTTTGCGATCGCTCAGCGGCAATTGATTCGAGGCATTGCAACCACAGGGATTAAAAATTAAGACAGTGCTGACAGAATGAAGTTTGAAATTCTCACACCGCTTGGTTTTACAGTTAGAACCTCAGAGGAATATTGGCAACGCTTGATTGCTAAACATCCTGATATCAAAGAATTAGAGGAGTTAGTTCAAGCTGCACTTGCAGTGCCCGATGAAATTCGGCGGAGTAGCCGAGATGCAGAAGTGCTGTTGTTTTATCGGAGTCATCGGACAGAAAGATGGGTGGTTGCAGTGGCAAGGCGCTTAAATGGAGATGGATTTCTGATCACGGCTTATCAAACGGATGCGATTAAGGAGGGTGAAACGGTATGGCTCAAATAAAAGTGTTTTACGAACCTGAAGCCGAACTGTTAAGCGTGTTTTGGCAGAGTCCTCGCAAGAATCAGATTGGTACGGAGCTTGGAGACGGAATCATTTTGTTCAAAGATGGCGTGAGCGGTGAGCCAATTGGTGTGGAAGTGCTGTCTTATCGCCCTGGAGATGCTCGGCTTGATGCTGTGAGCGTGGAGTTAGGCCAGTCAAGCCAAATGCAGCCAGCTAATTGAGCTTTAATTTCTTTGTGTTGGCGACGATTCCGATCGTGGGGATTTTTGCGATCGCTCAACGTTAACTGATTTGGGGCATTAATAATTAGGCTTTGCGAAAAACGACAGTGAAGATTCCGGCAGATGCAATTATTCCAGATGAAAAAATCGTTGACTATCTCTTAGTGCAGAAGCTCAGGAATAACAAATCAAAGTTTTTGGCACAAGCTGGATTTACGCAAGAGAACCCCGAAGCCTTGAAAACAGCAATTCGATCGCTTGCTGACGAAGGAGAAGCGATCGCAGATAAAACCAATGAGTATGAAACGTTCTATCAAGTGATTGGAGAATTGGTCGGCGCGAATGGTGTCAATCTACCTGTTGTTACAATTTGGGTAAACCGTCAAGGAGATGGAAAGTTTCAGTTTGTGACGCTCAAACCTTACCGAGAATCTTGATATGGCTCTAGAACTATATTGCGAAGTTGCTTTGACTTGCGATTTGCCGGAATACAACTTGAAAGCAGGAGACATTGCAACTTTGATTGATTTTGTGCCGCATCCTAACGGTGGAGAGGAAGGCTGTGTTTTAGAGGTTTTTAACGCAGTGGGTGAGTCGCTAGCTGTGATTACTGTTCCGGTTTCTACGATCGCGGCGCTAAGCTCTAATGAAATCTTGACGGTTCGTTCTTTGGCGAAGGCAAGCTGATTAAGGTGGCCTTGCGTAACCGGGATGAAAAATTAAGCTGCGATCGCATTGAGCAAGTGCAATTAGAATCAGCGATGATTCTTTTTGTTACCTCCCGGATTTTATGACTTCACAGCTTCAGGCGATCGAGACGTTTATTCAGCGCTGGCAGAATGCTGGAGGAACGGAACGCGCTAACTATCAAATGTTTTTTGGAGAGTCCAAGGCGGAGAATGGAGCATTGATGCGATCGCCACCCAATTCAAAAACGCCACCCGCAGCAAAGCCAAAATCCAAGCCGACCTCGAAGCCCTCGAAACCCTCGGCATCGTCACCCGCCACACCGAAAACAAATGGTACTTCAGTCAGCTACAAACGATCGCTTAAAATAGAGTCAACCTCTAAGGCTGTGGTGTATGACAAGTCAAGCGAGAGACTTTGCCGACCGTTCGTCAGAAATCCCAGAGCATATCCTAACCGCTCTGCGAGTTCTAGCACCTGAACAACGCCAGCAAGCCTTCGCCTTTATCGAGTTTCTCTATCAAACTCAACAAGCCACTTTACAACTACAAACAACCCCAAAACAGCAACGAGTTTTTGGGCAGTATGCTGGCAAAATTTCGATGAGCGATGATTTTGATGAGCCTTTGCCTGACGCTTTCTGGTTGGGTGAAACATGAGACTTCTGATCGACACCCATGTTTTTATCTGGCTCAATGAAGCTCCAAGCAAGATTCCACAACAAACCTTAAGGATGGTAAGCAACCCAGACAATGACTTGTTCCTCAGTCTAGTCAGTCTTTGGGAGCAGTCCGTCAACAACCTGCAACTACTTTCGCTCCATCTCGATCACATTTGAGCACTGGAAGGATTACCCGATCACCATCGTGATCCGTTCGATCGACTGTTAATTGCTCAAGCGATCGTCACTCAACTCCCGATCGTCAGTGCAGATTCAATCTTCGATCGATATTCCATCCAACGATTGTGGTAAACCAGCGCGGCTAAGCTCCACTGAGGGGTCATACCCCTTTGCGTACTGCTTGTAATATTTATCACAGTAGAAGAATCTTTTCCCTTTGAGGTTCTTCCATGAACATTAGTGCCACTCTTTCCCAAGCCGATCGAGACGCGATCGTCCAAGCCATTGCAACAATCCAGAAACATCTCCCCTTTCTGATCGATTTAGTCGCTGAAGAACGCTCCTCGCTGCCAAAGCTCAGCCCCAAATCTCGATCGTTTGTCAACACTGCCTTAGATGTTGCTAGTCGCAATCCCGACTTCTTACCGCGATCGTTTGATGTAGAAGAAATGCGAAAAGACTTGGAACTGTTTCAAGACCTCAACCAAATTTTGATGAGCCTAACTCAACTTCAAGATATGGTCAACGACACTTGTATGGTCGTTGGCAGTGAAGCGTATACGGCTGCATTAACGGTCTACGACTACGCCAAG contains:
- a CDS encoding ATP-binding protein; protein product: MDLEKPLGSVIQGSLSQGLEVRLHPDISVEEMRVGKFLVVQGTRSRFFCMLTDVSLGTASQRIIANPPEPTNLFLQEVLAGSGTYGTIELSPMLMFTPTEKPVEKKKKSSKLASFEASSSEAIELLPVKTIPSHFSQVYDASERDFRAVFGWEDDPHRRNFAIGQPIDMEVPICLDLDRFVERSNGVFGKSGTGKSFLTRLLLAGIVRKQAAVNLIFDMHSEYGWEATREGKQFSTVKGLRQLFPGQVQIFTLDPDSTKRRGVRDAQELYVSYDQIDVEDLMLVRGELNLSEAALENAIILRNEFGKAWINRLLTMSNGEIQEFCETKMGSKSSIMALQRKLNRLDELKYIRNSCPHNYVGQILECVESGKHVVIEFGSQSNLLSYMLATNIIARRIHQAYVRKAEKFLQTKEVSDRPQQLVITIEEAHRFLDPATVGQTIFGTIAREMRKYFVTLLVVDQRPSGIDNEVMSQIGTRITALLNDEKDIDAIFTGVSGGQSLRSVLAKLDSKQQALILGHAVPMPVVVRTRPYDETFYREIGDTAWEELPDVEVFRAAEAAKADLGF
- a CDS encoding long-chain acyl-[acyl-carrier-protein] reductase — its product is MFGLIGHLTSLEHAQSVARELGYPEYADQGLDFWCSAPPQIVDTIRVKSITGQEIEGRYVESCFLPEMLATRRIKAATRKIINAMAHAQKHGINITALGGFSSIIFENFNLSQIRQVRNVMLEFERFTTGNTHTAYIICRQVEQASKQLGIELSKATVAICGATGDIGSAVCRWLNSRADVAELLLIARNQERLQDLQAELGRGKIQSLEEALPQADIIVWVASMPKGVEIDPTQLKQPCLLIDGGYPKNLGTKVQHPGITVLNGGIVEHSLDIDWRIMSIVNMDVPARQLFACFAESMLLEFEKLHTNFSWGRNRITVEKMEQIGEASVKHGFRPLLI
- a CDS encoding aldehyde oxygenase (deformylating), with the protein product MPQLEATLEIDFHSEQYKDAYSRINAIVIEGEQEAHENYQKLAELLPNDKDQLIGLARMENRHKKGFEACGRNLSVVADMEFAREFFSALHNNFQVAAAEGKIVTCLLIQSLIIECFAISAYNIYIPVADDFARKITEGVVKDEYMHLNYGEEWLKANFEASKAELEEANKANLPLVWKMLNQVEADASVLGMEREALVEDFMIQYGEALTNIGFTTRDVMRMSAHGLAAV
- a CDS encoding carbohydrate ABC transporter permease; amino-acid sequence: MRSEWKRVLGLALLIAGAGVVLLPLGVVLITSFKPPGSSLDAPGWSLENYREAWQRGGFLLAFANSIVVAIAVMLFQIFTSALAGYALARLKFQGKQAILLIVLTTLVIPFQILVIPIFLVLKWGHLINTYGALILPTAANGFGIFLMRQFFQGIPIELEEAAMLDGADRLQVLWKVMLPLSRPALVTLALFTFIGEWNDLFKPLVFTTRPELRTVQLALASFQEQFTNSWTLLMAAIVLATIPIVGIFAIAQRQLIRGIATTGIKN
- a CDS encoding DUF4926 domain-containing protein; this encodes MALELYCEVALTCDLPEYNLKAGDIATLIDFVPHPNGGEEGCVLEVFNAVGESLAVITVPVSTIAALSSNEILTVRSLAKAS
- a CDS encoding DUF2281 domain-containing protein, encoding MTSQARDFADRSSEIPEHILTALRVLAPEQRQQAFAFIEFLYQTQQATLQLQTTPKQQRVFGQYAGKISMSDDFDEPLPDAFWLGET